One segment of Nostoc piscinale CENA21 DNA contains the following:
- a CDS encoding intradiol ring-cleavage dioxygenase translates to MNNKNRLLNRREALALFRAAGTAIFVVGCIPRKSVSTQEQISAVVPVSSTVTSATSPSCVLSPQQTEGPYFVDEKLNRSDIRIDPTDGAIKEGVPLQLTLHISLVGSTGCTPLAGAMVDIWHCDALGVYSDVADQSFNTVGKKFLRGYQVTDARGNVQFTTIYPGWYEGRTVHIHLKVRTQEKYEFTSQLYFDDAMSDRIYTQAPYASKGQRIIKNADDGIFQDGGEQMLLKLKTSGQGYTACFDVGLQMA, encoded by the coding sequence ATGAATAACAAAAATCGTCTATTAAATCGCAGAGAGGCACTTGCTTTATTTAGAGCAGCCGGAACTGCAATATTTGTTGTGGGATGTATACCAAGAAAGTCTGTTTCTACACAAGAACAAATCAGTGCAGTTGTTCCCGTATCATCTACAGTCACGTCTGCAACATCACCTAGTTGTGTTCTCAGTCCACAGCAAACAGAAGGGCCGTATTTTGTGGATGAGAAACTCAATCGCTCTGATATTCGCATTGATCCTACCGATGGTGCAATCAAAGAAGGTGTACCTCTGCAATTAACGCTGCACATTTCTCTGGTTGGAAGTACTGGCTGCACGCCCCTTGCAGGTGCAATGGTCGATATTTGGCACTGTGATGCGTTGGGTGTTTATTCTGACGTGGCAGACCAAAGTTTTAATACTGTGGGCAAAAAGTTCTTGCGCGGTTATCAAGTCACCGACGCGCGAGGGAATGTCCAGTTCACAACTATTTACCCTGGTTGGTATGAAGGTAGAACTGTGCATATCCACTTGAAGGTGCGTACACAAGAGAAATATGAGTTTACATCGCAATTATATTTTGATGATGCGATGAGCGATCGCATTTACACCCAAGCACCTTACGCCAGCAAAGGACAGCGCATCATCAAGAACGCTGATGACGGAATTTTTCAAGATGGTGGCGAACAAATGCTACTCAAGCTGAAAACCAGTGGACAAGGTTACACCGCCTGCTTTGATGTTGGACTGCAAATGGCGTAA
- a CDS encoding KGG domain-containing protein has translation MSDTSKRGFASMDEDKQREIASKGGHAAHEKGTAHEFTSEEAREAGRKGGETVSKDREHMAEIGREGGKQSHGGGRKKQKDNADDIEDSDDTESKGTQGGSREQHAEAGRQSHKNTNKDK, from the coding sequence ATGTCAGATACCAGTAAACGTGGCTTTGCTTCTATGGATGAAGATAAGCAACGCGAAATCGCCAGCAAGGGTGGACACGCTGCTCATGAAAAAGGTACCGCTCACGAATTTACTTCTGAAGAAGCGCGTGAAGCTGGACGTAAAGGAGGCGAAACCGTCAGTAAAGATAGAGAACACATGGCCGAAATTGGTCGTGAAGGTGGAAAACAGTCTCACGGTGGCGGTCGCAAAAAACAAAAAGATAACGCTGACGATATTGAAGATTCCGACGATACTGAATCAAAAGGCACTCAAGGCGGGAGTAGAGAGCAGCACGCTGAAGCTGGTCGCCAAAGTCACAAGAACACCAATAAGGATAAATAA
- a CDS encoding DUF362 domain-containing protein: MQTYKPSVSLIRATSYESGALRESLTTLLKPQGGITAFVKPGQKVLLKPNLLTGARPTKECTTRPELVYEVAKMVIEAGGKPFLGDSPAFGSAKGVAIANGYQSFIQELNLPIVEFHGQRYQTVSENFNHLLLCKEAMEADVIINLPKVKSHMQLTLTLGVKNLFGCVPGKMKAWWHMEAGKDANRFGEMLVETAKAIKPDLTILDGIIGHEGNGPSGGESRNLGILAAASDVFALDRAMVEILNVSPQQVPTVVASQRLGVCPELDKIEFPLLHPDVLQISDWRLPDKLMPIDFAMPRVIKSTFKHLYIRFIQEPMNTYSRG, translated from the coding sequence ATGCAGACATACAAACCATCGGTTAGCTTAATCAGGGCTACATCTTACGAAAGCGGGGCTTTACGGGAATCGTTAACCACTTTGCTAAAACCCCAGGGAGGAATCACAGCTTTTGTCAAACCAGGACAAAAGGTATTACTCAAACCGAATCTTCTCACAGGCGCACGCCCGACGAAAGAATGTACTACTCGCCCAGAACTGGTTTACGAAGTTGCCAAAATGGTTATCGAAGCTGGCGGTAAACCCTTTTTGGGGGATAGTCCCGCTTTTGGGAGTGCTAAAGGAGTCGCCATTGCCAATGGTTATCAATCTTTTATCCAAGAACTCAATCTTCCCATCGTTGAATTTCATGGTCAGCGTTACCAGACAGTCAGCGAAAATTTCAACCACCTGCTACTGTGTAAAGAGGCGATGGAAGCGGATGTCATTATTAATTTGCCCAAAGTTAAATCACACATGCAATTAACTTTAACCTTGGGTGTGAAAAATTTATTTGGTTGCGTTCCCGGTAAAATGAAAGCTTGGTGGCACATGGAAGCCGGGAAAGATGCTAACCGTTTTGGAGAAATGTTAGTAGAAACGGCTAAAGCAATTAAACCCGATTTAACTATTTTAGACGGCATTATTGGTCATGAAGGTAATGGCCCTAGTGGTGGGGAATCTCGGAATTTAGGAATTTTAGCCGCCGCATCCGATGTGTTTGCTTTAGATAGGGCTATGGTAGAAATTCTCAATGTTTCACCCCAGCAAGTTCCGACTGTTGTTGCTTCCCAAAGGTTAGGGGTTTGTCCCGAACTAGATAAAATTGAATTTCCGCTGTTACATCCTGATGTATTACAAATCTCTGATTGGCGCTTACCTGATAAGTTAATGCCAATTGATTTTGCTATGCCCCGTGTGATCAAATCTACCTTTAAACATCTTTACATTCGGTTTATCCAAGAACCGATGAATACATATAGCAGAGGTTAG
- a CDS encoding GNAT family N-acetyltransferase, with translation MLNIRYETVLDYPAIADVNRLAFGQDNEANLIDKIRLSDHYIPELSLVAEIDNVIVGHILFSYIDLVNTEKLQVIGLAPLAVHPQFQRQGIGSALVEAGLKIVNDRGEVLVIVLGHPHFYNRFGFQPSVIYQIESPFPVPDDVFMVKPLQNYQQKYTGKVVYPATFAEV, from the coding sequence ATGCTCAACATTCGCTATGAAACTGTTTTAGACTACCCAGCAATAGCTGATGTAAATAGATTAGCCTTTGGACAAGACAATGAGGCTAACCTAATAGATAAAATTCGTCTTTCAGACCACTATATTCCCGAACTTTCATTAGTCGCTGAGATAGATAATGTCATAGTTGGTCATATTTTATTTAGCTATATTGACCTAGTAAATACAGAAAAACTCCAGGTAATTGGTTTAGCACCTTTGGCAGTTCATCCCCAGTTTCAAAGACAAGGTATTGGCAGCGCCTTAGTAGAAGCAGGATTAAAAATTGTCAATGACAGAGGAGAAGTTTTAGTAATTGTATTAGGTCATCCCCACTTCTATAATCGCTTTGGTTTTCAGCCTTCTGTTATTTATCAAATCGAGTCTCCTTTTCCCGTACCAGATGATGTTTTTATGGTGAAACCACTACAAAACTATCAGCAAAAGTATACGGGAAAGGTTGTTTATCCAGCTACTTTTGCTGAAGTTTAA
- a CDS encoding glycoside hydrolase family 10 protein: protein MKRFLKRCVEVVVWNWGQSRKQAFFGVMVVLSTIATFLLSFPIAAQNLPATSELRGVWLTNIDSNVLFERNRLNNALQRLDELNFNTVYPAVWNWGYTLYPSKVAAKVIGRSLDPTPGLQGRDMLKEIVDTGHKQGLTVIPWFEFGFMAPADSLLAKNRPQWLTNRSNGTKIVKEGIHDRVWLNPFHPDVQKFIQDLIVEIVRNYDIDGIQFDDHFGLPSELGYDAYTVALYKKEHGGKAPSKNSKDPEWVRWRANKITDFMKRVFTAIKTTKKNCLVSVAPNPQRFSYEYFLADWQKWERLGLVEELVLQIYRDDLNVFIKELEYPEVKAARSHIPVSIGIITGLKNKNIPITQIQTQVQKVRDRNFAGVSFFFYETLWNLSKESAAVRQAGLQKMFPTPANYPNLLAGWNKAVKGQ from the coding sequence ATGAAAAGATTTCTCAAGCGGTGTGTTGAGGTAGTTGTTTGGAATTGGGGTCAAAGTCGCAAACAGGCTTTCTTTGGCGTTATGGTTGTTCTCAGTACGATCGCTACATTCCTACTTTCGTTTCCCATTGCGGCGCAGAATTTGCCAGCAACTTCAGAATTAAGGGGAGTATGGTTAACTAATATTGATAGTAATGTGTTGTTTGAACGCAATCGTCTGAACAATGCTTTGCAAAGGCTGGATGAATTAAACTTTAATACTGTTTATCCGGCGGTGTGGAATTGGGGGTATACATTATATCCCAGCAAAGTAGCCGCTAAAGTTATTGGGCGATCGCTTGATCCCACCCCAGGATTGCAAGGCCGCGATATGCTCAAAGAAATTGTTGATACAGGACATAAACAAGGGTTGACGGTGATTCCTTGGTTTGAATTTGGTTTTATGGCTCCTGCTGATTCTTTATTAGCCAAAAACCGTCCCCAGTGGCTGACAAATCGCAGCAACGGTACAAAAATTGTCAAAGAAGGTATACACGATAGAGTTTGGCTAAATCCCTTCCACCCCGATGTTCAGAAATTTATTCAAGATTTAATCGTAGAAATTGTTCGCAACTATGACATTGATGGGATTCAATTTGATGACCATTTTGGCTTGCCTTCGGAGTTAGGCTACGATGCTTATACAGTTGCACTTTATAAAAAAGAACATGGTGGCAAAGCACCCTCGAAAAATTCCAAAGATCCAGAATGGGTGCGTTGGCGAGCAAATAAAATCACCGACTTTATGAAGCGGGTATTTACAGCGATTAAAACCACGAAAAAGAATTGTTTAGTGTCTGTTGCACCTAATCCTCAACGTTTTTCTTACGAATATTTTTTAGCCGACTGGCAAAAATGGGAACGTTTGGGATTGGTGGAAGAATTGGTTTTGCAGATATATCGAGATGACTTGAATGTATTTATCAAAGAATTAGAGTATCCAGAAGTGAAAGCCGCACGCAGTCATATTCCTGTAAGTATAGGAATTATAACTGGATTAAAGAACAAAAACATACCCATTACCCAAATTCAAACTCAGGTACAGAAAGTGCGCGATCGCAACTTTGCTGGTGTCTCCTTCTTTTTCTATGAAACTTTGTGGAACTTAAGCAAAGAATCAGCCGCAGTGCGTCAAGCCGGCTTACAAAAAATGTTCCCCACACCCGCAAATTATCCAAATTTATTGGCAGGTTGGAATAAGGCTGTCAAAGGTCAATAA
- a CDS encoding caspase, EACC1-associated type, whose translation MAKIGLLIGVDEYEPGLNPLPAAGKDIEALRRVLQDPEMGDFQELKSLKNPDPQIMQYEIEALFSERTKEDLILLYFSGHGIKDDAGNLYFATRATKKNSKGELVRSTAVPAHFIHEVMKRSRAKRQVIILDCCFSGAFDPILYAKNDNSIDLQGQLGSEGRVVLASSSSTEYSFEQEGSELSVYTRYLIEGIETGAGDLNRDGQISILELHEYASCKIQEFLPNLNPKIIVMRDKGFEIILAKAKCHPPHVLETTHSKIKIGEIKLEYSSKINNDRYYNPIPSLLQPFESFISRLITKLDEFSERLLSKYKEETPVIQNFILEIIRLTSDADLVFVMSRANHQNVWDIKAQSNFSEVIDDDDYAEIIKNKILANLPINSIFTPDHQGIYRIHYDEQASVSKAFILIPLDTLDNEFILICGLLRDSYLLSDAYCTIISSFYLSSQKFYLQSARVEASILDNLKKVYGFVPISFYEKRFSLFCERLAKIIIYFEPIFDLDTFSISGWEALARDPDSLTAPVDLFYAAELWGRKFTIELDKFLLNLAADSYRKALIKAKQNRAYEILPLSVNVYPESLMRTAYFDAVREIVKEGKSNQIPARKLILEISEKADLPMYQDGVKLLSPLDTFKLRLSKYVQELKIKFGIDDFGVGYASVSRLAGLNPPYVKIDREILHREPVNVIINFVQQIVSSTNPLNPASIIVEGLDKTSPVKLCQLRKLDISYVQGHLIGKAEPGIYRLSQEKSEFLREQIFAE comes from the coding sequence ATGGCAAAAATAGGATTACTAATCGGTGTTGATGAATACGAACCTGGATTAAATCCTCTTCCAGCAGCAGGGAAAGATATTGAAGCATTACGTCGAGTTTTACAAGATCCTGAGATGGGAGATTTTCAAGAGCTAAAAAGCTTAAAAAATCCTGATCCTCAGATAATGCAATATGAAATTGAAGCACTTTTCTCAGAGCGAACAAAAGAAGATTTAATCCTTTTGTATTTTTCCGGTCATGGTATTAAAGATGATGCGGGTAACTTATATTTTGCAACCCGCGCAACCAAGAAAAACTCAAAAGGAGAATTAGTTAGGTCTACAGCAGTTCCAGCTCATTTTATCCATGAAGTCATGAAACGCAGTCGTGCCAAACGTCAGGTAATTATCTTAGATTGCTGTTTTAGTGGAGCATTCGACCCAATTTTATATGCAAAGAATGATAATTCTATTGATTTACAAGGACAACTAGGTTCAGAAGGGCGTGTGGTTCTTGCATCTTCTAGTTCTACTGAATATTCTTTTGAACAAGAAGGGTCAGAACTATCTGTTTATACTCGTTATTTAATAGAAGGTATCGAAACAGGAGCTGGGGATCTAAATAGAGATGGACAAATATCAATCTTAGAACTCCATGAATATGCTAGTTGTAAGATACAAGAATTCTTACCGAATCTCAACCCTAAAATTATTGTTATGCGAGATAAGGGTTTTGAAATTATTTTAGCAAAAGCCAAATGTCATCCTCCCCATGTTTTGGAAACAACTCATAGTAAAATTAAAATTGGAGAGATTAAATTAGAATATTCTAGTAAAATTAATAATGATAGGTACTATAATCCTATTCCCAGTCTATTACAGCCGTTTGAGTCATTTATTAGTAGGTTAATTACTAAATTAGATGAATTTTCGGAGAGACTTTTATCTAAGTACAAAGAAGAAACCCCTGTAATTCAAAATTTTATTCTAGAAATTATCAGATTAACTTCTGATGCCGACCTAGTGTTTGTCATGAGTCGTGCTAACCATCAAAATGTTTGGGATATTAAAGCCCAAAGCAATTTTAGTGAAGTTATTGATGATGATGATTATGCTGAGATTATTAAAAATAAAATTCTGGCTAATCTTCCTATCAACTCTATATTTACTCCAGACCATCAGGGAATTTATAGAATCCATTATGATGAACAAGCATCAGTATCTAAAGCCTTTATATTGATACCTTTAGATACATTAGATAATGAATTTATTTTAATCTGTGGTTTACTGCGAGATTCTTACTTACTCAGTGATGCTTACTGTACGATTATCTCTAGTTTCTATTTATCTAGTCAGAAATTCTATCTCCAATCCGCCAGAGTAGAAGCGTCAATTCTGGATAACTTAAAAAAAGTATATGGTTTTGTCCCAATTTCTTTTTATGAGAAAAGATTTAGTCTTTTCTGTGAGCGTCTTGCTAAAATTATTATCTATTTTGAGCCAATTTTTGATTTAGATACATTTTCAATTAGTGGCTGGGAAGCTTTAGCTCGTGACCCAGATAGTTTAACTGCGCCTGTAGATTTATTCTATGCTGCTGAGTTATGGGGACGTAAATTTACTATAGAGTTAGATAAATTTCTCCTCAATTTAGCGGCTGATAGTTACAGAAAAGCATTGATAAAAGCAAAACAAAATCGAGCCTATGAAATACTTCCTTTATCTGTGAATGTATATCCAGAATCTTTGATGCGAACGGCTTATTTTGACGCTGTGCGTGAAATTGTTAAAGAAGGAAAAAGCAATCAAATTCCAGCGAGAAAACTAATTTTGGAAATTTCCGAAAAAGCTGATTTACCTATGTATCAGGATGGAGTCAAACTGCTATCGCCATTAGATACATTTAAATTGAGATTATCTAAATATGTCCAAGAGTTAAAAATTAAATTTGGAATTGATGATTTTGGTGTAGGTTATGCTTCAGTTTCTCGATTAGCTGGACTGAACCCGCCTTATGTCAAAATTGATCGAGAAATTCTGCATCGTGAACCAGTGAATGTAATTATCAATTTTGTCCAACAAATAGTTTCATCCACAAATCCGCTAAATCCAGCCAGTATCATTGTTGAGGGATTAGATAAAACTTCACCAGTAAAATTATGTCAATTGAGAAAGTTAGATATTAGCTATGTACAAGGTCATTTAATTGGCAAAGCAGAACCGGGAATTTATCGTTTATCTCAAGAAAAAAGTGAGTTTTTGCGAGAACAAATTTTTGCGGAATAA
- the recR gene encoding recombination mediator RecR, producing the protein MSNSGDKTTVYARPLARLIEQLQRLPGVGPKSAQRLALHILKRPEAEVEALAQALVDAKKQVGLCSVCFHLSAEPVCEICRNPNRDNQTICVVADSRDVIALEKTREYKGKYHVLGGVISPMDGIGPEQLNLQPLVRRVSQQKPQEVILAISPSVEGETTTLYIGQLLKPFTKVTRIAFGLPVGGDLEYADEVTLARALEGRRELD; encoded by the coding sequence TTGAGCAATTCTGGAGATAAGACCACGGTTTACGCACGTCCCTTAGCACGGTTAATTGAGCAGTTGCAACGCCTACCAGGAGTTGGCCCCAAATCAGCCCAGCGACTGGCTCTGCACATTTTAAAGCGCCCAGAAGCAGAAGTAGAAGCTCTGGCGCAAGCCTTGGTTGATGCCAAAAAGCAAGTAGGCTTATGTTCAGTCTGCTTTCACTTATCTGCGGAACCAGTTTGTGAAATCTGCCGCAACCCTAACCGGGACAATCAAACTATCTGCGTTGTCGCTGATTCCCGCGATGTGATTGCCCTGGAAAAAACCCGCGAATACAAAGGTAAATATCATGTTTTGGGCGGAGTAATTTCGCCGATGGATGGAATTGGCCCAGAACAGTTGAATCTCCAACCCTTAGTGCGGCGGGTGAGTCAGCAAAAACCCCAAGAAGTGATTTTAGCAATTAGTCCCAGCGTAGAAGGGGAAACCACCACACTATATATAGGTCAACTACTAAAACCTTTTACAAAAGTGACACGCATTGCCTTTGGCTTACCTGTAGGCGGAGATTTAGAATACGCCGACGAAGTAACCTTAGCCAGAGCCTTAGAAGGACGGCGGGAGTTAGATTGA
- a CDS encoding ArsR/SmtB family transcription factor, with translation MRFLYHPDRKDISLPAVLYALGDPVRLEIVRLLASKGEQCCADFDFAIAKSTMSNHFKILRESGVVLTHKEGTQHINQLRREDLELLFPGLLEAVLRSAQPLLFQKSMAKSQ, from the coding sequence ATGAGATTTTTATATCATCCAGACAGAAAAGATATATCGTTACCGGCGGTGTTGTATGCCTTGGGTGACCCAGTGCGGCTAGAGATTGTGAGGCTGTTAGCGAGTAAAGGGGAGCAATGCTGTGCGGATTTTGATTTTGCGATCGCTAAGTCTACTATGTCCAACCACTTCAAGATTCTGAGAGAGTCAGGAGTCGTTTTGACTCATAAAGAAGGAACCCAGCACATTAATCAATTGCGGCGCGAAGATTTAGAATTATTATTTCCTGGTTTATTAGAAGCAGTATTGCGATCGGCTCAACCATTGTTGTTTCAAAAATCAATGGCCAAGAGTCAATAG
- the trxA gene encoding thioredoxin, with product MSSVTNVTEATFKPEVLESEVPVLVDFWAPWCGPCRMVAPVVDEVASEYEGQVKVVKVNTDQNPTVASHYGIRTIPTLMIFKDGRQVDTVVGAVPKSTLTKTLAQHIPQE from the coding sequence ATGTCATCCGTTACAAATGTTACAGAAGCCACGTTCAAGCCAGAAGTTTTAGAAAGTGAAGTTCCAGTTTTAGTAGATTTTTGGGCTCCTTGGTGTGGCCCTTGTCGGATGGTTGCGCCAGTAGTCGATGAAGTTGCCAGCGAATACGAAGGACAGGTAAAAGTAGTAAAGGTGAACACCGATCAAAATCCTACTGTTGCCAGTCATTATGGAATTCGCACCATACCCACACTCATGATTTTTAAGGATGGGCGGCAAGTAGATACGGTGGTTGGGGCAGTGCCGAAATCTACATTAACTAAGACTTTAGCACAGCATATTCCACAGGAATAA
- a CDS encoding SDR family NAD(P)-dependent oxidoreductase, with the protein MDLKLDNKSALVSGSTTGIGFAIAQTLAQEGAAVIVNGRSEQRVTQAIDKIKQTTPNAKVTGIVADLATKAGVEEVFAQVPQVDILINNLGIYEPKGFFEITDEDWLHILEVNVLSGVRLSRKYLQKMLAQNWGRIIFISSESGFQIPVEMIHYGVTKTAQVSLARGLAEMTVGSAVTVNSVLPGPTRSEGVEEFISQMGKEKGLSASEVEAEFFQKVRPSSLIQRFATNEEVATLVAYLSSPLASATNGAAVRVDGGVIRSI; encoded by the coding sequence ATGGATTTGAAATTAGATAATAAGTCGGCGTTGGTTAGTGGTTCGACCACAGGTATTGGTTTTGCGATCGCTCAAACTTTAGCACAAGAAGGTGCAGCAGTAATTGTCAATGGTCGCAGTGAACAACGAGTCACTCAGGCGATTGACAAGATTAAGCAAACCACTCCTAATGCAAAAGTTACGGGTATTGTTGCCGATTTAGCGACAAAAGCTGGAGTTGAGGAAGTTTTTGCCCAAGTTCCGCAAGTTGATATCCTGATTAATAATCTGGGAATTTACGAACCGAAAGGATTTTTTGAGATTACTGATGAAGATTGGCTGCATATATTGGAAGTGAATGTACTTAGCGGAGTGCGTTTAAGTCGCAAATATCTGCAAAAGATGTTGGCACAAAACTGGGGACGAATAATTTTTATCTCCAGCGAGTCTGGTTTTCAAATACCTGTAGAAATGATTCACTATGGTGTGACGAAAACGGCTCAAGTTTCTCTTGCTAGGGGTTTAGCAGAAATGACTGTTGGTTCAGCCGTGACAGTAAATTCTGTGCTACCAGGGCCTACACGTTCAGAAGGCGTTGAGGAATTTATCAGCCAAATGGGAAAAGAAAAGGGACTCAGCGCCAGCGAAGTTGAGGCGGAATTTTTTCAAAAAGTACGTCCTAGTTCTCTTATCCAACGCTTTGCAACTAACGAAGAAGTCGCCACACTTGTAGCTTACCTTTCCAGTCCACTTGCGTCGGCTACAAATGGTGCGGCTGTGCGGGTTGATGGTGGCGTAATTCGGTCAATTTAG
- a CDS encoding nitroreductase family protein — protein MNPTTQTKALDVPTAILQRRSIKTFKTDPIAPELLKQLVELTVAAPSSFNIQDWRIILVQDETQKQALAAASWNQKQVIEAPVTFVFAADSSAGEQDLTPILEQGLQTGAWNEGTVNYFRNSIPQFQAGLGEKRREYAIKDAIIASTHLVLAAESLGLSTCFMNGWIEDKVKEVIGAADDPNLAIAVIVPVGYAAEPRLNPGRLPFSYNVFVDRVGNPYQG, from the coding sequence ATGAATCCGACCACTCAAACAAAAGCTCTTGATGTACCTACCGCTATTCTTCAGCGTCGTTCTATCAAAACTTTTAAAACAGACCCCATTGCACCAGAACTATTAAAGCAACTGGTAGAGTTAACAGTAGCCGCACCTAGCAGCTTTAACATTCAAGACTGGCGAATTATTTTGGTGCAAGATGAAACGCAAAAGCAAGCTTTAGCTGCTGCATCTTGGAATCAAAAGCAAGTTATTGAAGCACCTGTAACTTTTGTGTTTGCGGCTGATTCTAGTGCTGGCGAACAAGATTTGACTCCGATATTAGAACAAGGATTACAAACAGGTGCTTGGAATGAAGGCACAGTCAACTATTTTAGAAATTCTATTCCGCAATTCCAAGCTGGTTTAGGAGAAAAGCGCCGGGAATATGCCATCAAAGATGCGATTATTGCTTCTACCCATTTAGTATTAGCGGCTGAAAGCTTGGGGTTATCAACTTGCTTTATGAATGGCTGGATTGAAGACAAAGTGAAAGAAGTAATTGGTGCAGCAGATGATCCAAATTTAGCGATCGCTGTTATCGTTCCTGTAGGTTATGCCGCAGAACCTCGGTTAAATCCAGGCCGCTTACCATTTTCTTACAACGTGTTTGTAGATAGAGTCGGTAATCCATATCAAGGGTAA
- a CDS encoding glutathione binding-like protein, with translation MIELYYWTTPNGHKITIFLEEAEIPYKIVPINIGAGEQFQPDFLKISPNNRIPAIVDHEPADGGAPVSVFESGAILLYLAEKTGKLIPADLRKRVEVLQWLFWQMAGLGPMAGQNHHFSSYAPEKIEYAINRYVNETGRLYAVLNKQLADKEFIAGDYSIADIAAYPWIVPYERQSQKLEDFPNIQRWFETIKARPATIRAYEKAEAFKNQALDVEKSRNLLFNQSAKTVTH, from the coding sequence ATGATTGAGCTTTACTATTGGACAACGCCCAACGGTCATAAAATCACGATATTTCTAGAAGAAGCGGAAATCCCTTATAAAATTGTGCCTATTAATATTGGTGCTGGGGAGCAGTTTCAACCAGATTTTCTCAAGATTTCTCCTAACAATCGTATCCCGGCGATCGTTGACCATGAACCAGCCGATGGTGGTGCGCCAGTTTCAGTTTTTGAATCTGGGGCAATTTTGCTGTATTTAGCAGAAAAAACCGGGAAATTAATTCCTGCTGATCTCAGAAAGCGGGTAGAAGTGCTGCAATGGTTGTTCTGGCAAATGGCAGGTTTGGGGCCAATGGCTGGACAAAATCACCACTTTAGCAGCTATGCTCCTGAAAAAATTGAATATGCAATTAACCGCTATGTCAACGAAACGGGACGCTTATATGCTGTGCTGAATAAGCAACTAGCAGATAAAGAATTCATTGCTGGCGATTATTCTATTGCAGATATCGCTGCTTATCCTTGGATTGTGCCTTATGAACGGCAAAGTCAAAAACTAGAAGATTTTCCCAATATCCAACGCTGGTTTGAAACTATTAAAGCTCGTCCCGCCACAATTCGCGCCTACGAAAAAGCCGAAGCTTTCAAAAATCAAGCTTTAGATGTGGAAAAATCCCGTAATTTATTGTTTAACCAATCAGCAAAGACAGTGACACATTAA
- a CDS encoding inositol monophosphatase family protein, with translation MTQLQIFLDIATEAALAAGAVLQGYLGKLEDAVTEKGRPGDLVTAADKASEAVVLEVLHRHLPQHSILAEESGKIGNQDNEFLWAIDPLDGTTNYAHQYPFFAVSIGLLINGKPQVGVIYDPLHNELFQAAAGLGATRNRRPIKVSQTNELRKSLLVTGFAYDRRETSDNNYAEFCHLTHLTQGVRRSGSASIDLAYVACGRVDGYWERGLSPWDIVAGIILLQEAGGKVTAYDGSPLQINSGRILATNGYIHEILSHELTQVPLLSSWK, from the coding sequence ATGACTCAACTACAAATTTTTCTCGATATTGCTACTGAGGCGGCTTTAGCAGCAGGTGCAGTTTTACAAGGTTATTTAGGGAAATTAGAAGATGCTGTAACTGAAAAAGGTCGCCCCGGTGATTTGGTAACTGCGGCGGATAAAGCCTCAGAAGCAGTGGTGTTAGAAGTTCTCCACCGTCATTTGCCGCAGCATTCTATTTTGGCAGAAGAATCAGGTAAGATAGGCAATCAAGATAATGAATTTTTATGGGCGATCGATCCCTTAGATGGCACGACAAACTATGCCCACCAATATCCATTTTTTGCCGTTTCTATTGGGTTATTAATTAATGGTAAGCCGCAGGTAGGCGTAATTTATGACCCACTACATAATGAATTATTTCAGGCGGCAGCTGGTTTAGGTGCAACTCGTAACCGTCGCCCCATCAAAGTTTCTCAAACCAATGAATTACGTAAAAGCTTATTAGTAACTGGCTTTGCTTACGATCGCCGCGAAACTTCAGATAATAATTATGCCGAATTTTGTCACTTGACTCATCTTACCCAAGGAGTTAGACGTAGCGGTTCAGCATCCATTGATTTGGCTTATGTCGCCTGTGGTCGTGTCGATGGCTATTGGGAACGCGGACTGTCACCTTGGGATATAGTCGCTGGCATCATTTTATTACAAGAAGCAGGCGGTAAAGTCACAGCTTATGATGGTAGTCCTTTACAAATTAACTCAGGACGCATTCTCGCCACTAACGGTTACATTCATGAAATTCTCAGCCATGAATTAACACAAGTTCCACTCCTATCTTCTTGGAAATAG